The following are encoded in a window of Castanea sativa cultivar Marrone di Chiusa Pesio chromosome 9, ASM4071231v1 genomic DNA:
- the LOC142610455 gene encoding nonsense-mediated mRNA decay factor SMG7-like: MTVLMDNSLVSSRDRVQRLYNKNLELENKRRRLAQARVPSDPTAWQQMRENYEAIILEDHAFCEQHDIEYALWQLHYRRIEELRAHLNAAVTANVSATSQGAKSSLRPDRITKIRSQFKTFLSEATGFYHDLMLKIRAKYGLPLSSFPDDQENKMVKSKGGNKSAEMKKGLISCHRCLIYLGDLSRYKGLYGEADSKSRDFAAASSYYLQASSLWPSSGNPHHQLSILASYSGDELLSIYRYFRSLAVDNPFSTARDNLIIAFEKNRQSFSQLLGDGKASTIKAAHVRTPGKGRGKGGAVRPLKDDKTDASFVKEIQSSIPDTFKAFSIRFVRLNGVLFTRTSLETFVDVFSVVISDFLELLSSGQEDVYNFGSSAAENGLMIVRLISILIFTVYNVNRESENQSYAEMLQRSVLLQNAYTATFEFMGHILQRCMQLHDPTESYLLPGVLIFLEWLACHPEIAARSEVEEKEATARSSFWNNCISFLNKLLSSGFMSINEDKDETCFFNMSRYDEGEIANLFALWEDYELRGFLPLVPAQMILDFSRKQVGSDGSDKEKKARFQRIIAAGKSLVSVVRVGQEYMYFDPRLKNFAIGAEPQISDDFGLPSSLEMPASNGSEQEPREKKMNVGVFPPKAQLYTEGEEEDEVIVFQPFVAYKHANFIDPELSSYDALVPGGNDSQGDMGSCDVSVSAPLEGRVSGNALDSNLGPNALNAQLGPPTSLATILPQHVQSFQPSTSKWLLEQQARLANGMNNLNRTENGVVKPGFREHFGVLQHAALSLPFPHSVNTSSGNEFAQGFDAGIPSKFDSIMSTGAGFDSLSLNPSSTLAASLRKNPVSRPLRHFGPPPGFKPVAPKLEDESLSDTTLKDETSQLDDYRWLDGYQMPSSANCTRFDNSINHTPQSYHQASKGNMGMISFPFPGKRVPSSQVQVENQMNWQEYQAPDPLKAYQGLHQQKTIKMNQDSIPPPKQYQGQSLWDDQFFV; this comes from the exons ATGACGGTTCTAATGGATAATTCTTTGGTTTCATCGAGGGACCGCGTTCAACGTCTTTACAACAAG AATCTTGAGTTGGAGAATAAGCGTAGGAGATTGGCCCAAGCGAGAGTTCCCTCAGATCCCACTGCCTGGCAACAGATGCGGGAGAACTATGAAGCAATTATTCTTGAAGATCATGCTTTCTGTGAACAACATGATATAGAGTATGCTCTATGGCAATTGCATTACAGGAGAATTGAGGAGCTCCGTGCACATCTTAATGCTGCTGTGACTGCAAATGTTTCAGCCACTTCCCAGGGTGCGAAATCTTCTTTAAGACCTGATCGAATCACAAAAATACGCTCTCAGTTTAAAACCTTTCTTTCTGAAGCAACTGGATTTTATCATGATCTGATGTTGAAAATCAGAGCAAAGTATGGTTTACCCCTGAGTTCTTTTCCAGATGATCAAGAGAATAAGATGGTTAAGTCTAAAGGTGGAAATAAATCTGCTGAGATGAAGAAAGGCTTGATTTCTTGTCATCGTTGTCTGATTTATCTGGGTGACCTATCGCGTTATAAAGGTTTATATGGGGAAGCTGATTCCAAAAGTAGAGATTTTGCAGCCGCATCAAGTTACTATTTGCAAGCTTCTTCACTCTGGCCTTCAAGTGGCAACCCTCATCATCAG CTTTCAATATTGGCTTCCTATTCCGGGGATGAATTGTTGTCAATCTATCGCTATTTTCGGAGTCTGGCAGTTGATAACCCCTTTTCAACTGCAAGAGATAATTTGATTATTGCATTTGAGAAG AATCGACAGAGTTTTTCCCAGCTGCTTGGAGATGGCAAAGCTTCCACAATCAAGGCTGCACATGTGAGAACGCCTGGGAAAGGAAGAGGAAAAGGTGGAGCTGTGCGCCCATTGAAAGATGATAAAACAGATGCAAGTTTTGTTAAGGAAATTCAATCCAGTATACCTGATACATTTAAAGCTTTCAGCATTCGGTTTGTCCGACTTAATGGTGTACTCTTTACTCGCACAAG CTTGGAAACATTTGTAGATGTTTTCTCTGTGGTTATTAGTGATTTTCTTGAGCTTCTTTCTTCTGGGCAAGAAGATGTTTACAATTTTGGTTCAAGTGCTGCAGAGAATGGACTTATGATTGTTAGGCTTATAAGCATTCTCATCTTCACAGTTTACAATGTCAATAGGGAAAGTGAGAATCAATCGTATGCTGAAATGTTACAACGTTCTGTTCTTCTTCAGAATGCATATACTGCTACCTTTGAATTCATGGGACACATACTTCAGAGATGCATGCAGTTGCATGATCCAACAGAAAGCTATTTACTTCCTGGAGTGCTGATATTTTTGGAGTGGCTAGCTTGTCATCCAGAAATTGCAGCTCGCAGTGAAGTTGAggaaaaagaagctactgctaGGTCATCTTTTTGGAATAATTGCATATCATTCTTGAACAAGCTCTTGTCAAGTGGATTCATGTCCATTAATGAGGACAAAGATGAAACATGTTTTTTCAATATGAGTAGGTATGATGAAGGGGAAATTGCTAATCTGTTTGCATTGTGGGAAGACTATGAATTGAGAGGGTTTCTCCCTCTTGTTCCTGCACAAATGATTCTTGATTTTTCACGGAAGCAAGTTGGAAGTGATGGTAGTGACAAGGAGAAAAAAGCTCGTTTTCAGAGGATTATAGCAGCTGGCAAGTCTCTTGTTAGTGTAGTTCGGGTTGGGCAAGAATATATGTATTTTGATCCAAGGTTGAAGAACTTTGCTATAGGCGCTGAGCCTCAAATATCCGATGATTTTGGGCTTCCTAGTTCTTTGGAAATGCCTGCATCAAATGGCTCGGAGCAAGAACCACGGGAGAAGAAAATGAATGTGGGAGTTTTTCCACCAAAGGCACAATTATATacagaaggagaagaagaggaCGAGGTTATTGTTTTTCAACCATTTGTGGCTTATAAGCATGCTAATTTCATTGATCCAGAGTTGTCTTCTTATGATGCTCTTGTCCCTGGTGGTAATGATTCCCAGGGTGATATGGGAAGTTGTGATGTTTCTGTTTCAGCTCCACTTGAAGGTAGAGTATCAGGGAATGCATTAGATTCAAATTTAGGCCCAAATGCTCTCAATGCACAGTTAGGTCCTCCCACATCTCTTGCTACCATTCTGCCCCAGCATGTGCAATCTTTCCAGCCAAGTACTTCAAAGTGGCTGCTTGAACAGCAAGCTCGTCTGGCTAATGGGATGAACAATTTGAACAGAACAGAGAATGGGGTTGTGAAACCAGGTTTTCGAGAACATTTTGGAGTTTTGCAGCATGCAGCACTGTCACTTCCTTTTCCTCACTCTGTTAATACAAGTTCTGGCAATGAGTTTGCTCAGGGTTTTGATGCTGGGATACCGTCTAAGTTTGATTCAATTATGTCTACTGGAGCCGGCTTTGATAGTCTCTCTCTGAATCCATCATCAACCTTGGCAGCAAGTTTAAGAAAGAATCCAGTGAGTCGGCCACTAAGACACTTTGGTCCTCCACCTGGATTTAAGCCTGTTGCTCCAAAACTCGAGGATGAGTCCTTGTCTGACACTACTTTGAAGGATGAGACCTCACAGTTGGATGATTATAGATGGCTAGATGGATATCAGATGCCATCGTCAGCTAATTGCACCAGGTTTGACAATTCCATAAATCATACACCACAATCATATCACCAAGCAAGTAAGGGCAATATGGGGATGATAAGTTTTCCATTTCCTGGAAAACGAGTCCCATCATCTCAAGTCCAAGTGGAAAACCAGATGAACTGGCAGGAATACCAGGCTCCTGATCCTCTGAAAGCATACCAGGGACTGCACCAGCAGAAGACTATTAAAATGAATCAGGATTCCATTCCACCGCCGAAGCAGTATCAAGGACAATCTCTCTGGGATGATCAGTTCTTTGTGTGA